From Actinomycetota bacterium:
CTTGAGCCGATGGGCCCCGCGGTCGTCGAAGGCGAACCCGGCCCCGGCGACCAGGTCCTTGACCGTGCGCGAGCAGACGATCTCCCCCGCCCCGGCCTGGCCGAGGACGCGGGCGGCGATGTGCACGGCGATGCCGCCGATGTCGTCGCCCAGCAGCTCGCACTCGCCGGTGTGCAACCCCACCCGCACCGCCAGGTCCAGCTCGCCCAGGTCGGCCCGGATGGCGTCGGCGGCCCGGATGGCCCGGGCTGGCC
This genomic window contains:
- a CDS encoding adenylate/guanylate cyclase domain-containing protein: PARAIRAADAIRADLGELDLAVRVGLHTGECELLGDDIGGIAVHIAARVLGQAGAGEIVCSRTVKDLVAGAGFAFDDRGAHRLKGIPDSWRLYAVELAGG